A genomic stretch from Astatotilapia calliptera chromosome 4, fAstCal1.2, whole genome shotgun sequence includes:
- the LOC113020766 gene encoding nuclear GTPase SLIP-GC-like codes for MDDFVRNKLTEWDLQKWMDKFEDEEITQESLYELNDELIDKLIPKVGPRLTFKQKLKQLKEEQNINQETVNLSVQEQKEAPDIDQVLASTSDKGKRRFEHPDESSKLQPPAKRQRSSQPRPYLEAIVLSDVKNIMKFVHARLHEKDKLSAFLKKKIRDLETDKRELVGVFGKTGAGKSSLINAIIEEKNLLPSGSVSACTSVMIKVEANMQGSNYEADIEFITPEEWKDELWSSHQFIGDNEDCEMDVDNDYHDISEKFSALYGEEWKGKSFEDLMDGKYFREIPEFPQSRRKILSCESAEELSAECVKYTRSDSKQGEGNEGKKWFWPLVKCVTVRLPNNPFLQHVTLVDLPGNGDRNKCRDQMWKGIVGDCSTVWIVTEINRATSEKEAWEILDSVSSLIGNGGECQQIHFICTKSDLLDDSDDLSSADFHDLLTERNVQAKDAIKIEFNKQSKIKKHFTDDTFKVFTVSSKEFLKENYLSPEDTEITKLQRFLQDLNDCHSETVNYVKGAHGILSLIQGANSRGVNSKKGEVCEELEINMSLQLDNVRKEMEDAYTALKKCLDDGVEKSKRSYGEKLKNFLYDGKNGGAFYNLPKCVVENGGIYKPKKGKPINLNMKLASCLIDSIGAEFRKTFPNEVTCGAFNGVIKTFSLDIDSLIEKYQNAELQLRFLKTEEENIKARLSRIIQKQKKNVYSSLTETIENIMEEGYKKALAFTGEGTLYNMRETIENHMHSKKDMFEQAKNTMLEKLHDLMVYVLETLEKTMKESIGLSFKAGECLLPDVSTELEMVKKYYDQLVGTPDDEISLTL; via the exons ATGGATGATTTTGTGAGAAACAAACTGACTGAATGGGATCTACAAAAGTGGATGGATAAATTTGAAG ATGAAGAAATTACACAGGAAAGTTTATATGAACTTAATGATGAACTCATTGATAAGTTGATTCCAAAAGTTGGACCAAGATTAACGTTCAAGCAGAAATTAAAGCAGTTAAAG GAAGAACAAAACATAAATCAGGAAACAGTCAATTTGTCTGTTCAA GAGCAAAAAGAAGCACCTGATATAGATCAg GTTTTGGCATCCACAAGTGATAAAG GAAAGAGAAGGTTTGAACATCCAGACGAGTCCAGCAAGTTGCAACCACCAGCTAAACGACAACGTAGCTCCCAACCAAGACCATACTTGG AAGCAATCGTGCTGTCTGATGtaaaaaacataatgaaattCGTCCATGCCAGACTACACGAAAAAGACAAGCTCAGTGCTTTCCTGAA gaaaaaaattagGGATTTGGAGACAGACAAGAGGGAGCTGGTTGGTGTCTTTGGTAAAACTGGGGCTGGAAAGAGTTCTCTGATAAATGCCATCATTGAAGAGAAGAACCTTTTGCCTTCTGGAAGTGTCAGTGCATGCACCTCAGTCATGATCAAAGTGGAGGCTAACATGCAAGGCTCTAACTATGAGGCAGACATTGAGTTCATCACACCAGAG gagtGGAAAGATGAGTTGTGGTCATCTCATCAATTTATTGGGGATAATGAAGACTGTGAAATGGATGTTGATAATGACTATCATGACATCAGTGAAAAGTTTTCAGCGCTCTATGGAGAAGAATGGAAAGGAAAGTCTTTTGAAGATCTTATGGATGGAAAATATTTCAGAGAAATTCCAGAATTTCCCCAAAGCAGGAGGAAGATTTTGTCATGTGAATCA GCTGAAGAACTCTCTGCAGAATGTGTCAAATACACAAGAAGTGATTCAAAACAAGGAGAAGGTAATGAAGGAAAAAAGTGGTTTTGGCCACTGGTGAAGTGTGTGACTGTCAGGTTGCCAAACAATCCTTTTCTCCAGCATGTCACACTTGTGGACCTTCCTGGAAATGGCGACCGTAACAAGTGCAGAGATCAGATGTGGAAAGGG ATAGTTGGAGATTGTTCTACTGTGTGGATTGTGACTGAAATTAATCGTGCAACGTCAGAGAAAGAGGCCTGGGAGATCCTGGACAGTGTCAGTAGTCTGATTGGAAATGGTGGCGAATGTCAGCAAATTCACTTTATCTGCACCAAGTCTGATCTTCTTGATGACTCAGATGATCT TTCGTCAGCTGATTTCCATGATCTACTAACTGAAAGAAATGTGCAAGCCAAGGATGCAATAAAGATAGAATTCAACAAGCAAAGCAAGATTAAG AAACACTTCACTGACGACACTTTCAAAGTGTTCACAGTGAGCTCCAAAGAGTTCCTAAAAGAAAACTACTTAAGTCCAGAAGATACTG AAATAACCAAACTTCAGAGATTTTTGCAAGATCTCAATGACTGTCACTCAGAGACGGTAAACTATGTGAAGGGAGCTCACGGGATTCTGTCTTTGATTCAAGGCGCCAACTCCAGAGGAGTG aatAGTAAAAAAGGCGAGGTGTGTGAAGAACTTGAGATAAACATGAGCCTCCAACTTGATAATGTCAGAAAAGAAATGGAAGACGCCTAtacggctttaaaaaaatgtcttgatGATGGTGTTGAGAAATCCAAACGTTCATATGGAGAAAAACTCAAGAACTTCTTGTATGAT gGAAAGAATGGTGGTGCTTTTTACAATTTACCGAAGTGTGTCGTTGAGAATGGTGGCATctacaaaccaaaaaaagggaaaccAATAAACCTTAATATGAAGTTGGCTTCCTGTCTGATTGACAGCATTGGTGCAGAATTCAGAAAAACCTTCCC AAATGAAGTAACTTGTGGAGCATTCAATGGAGTCATCAAGACATTTTCACTTGACATTGATTCTCTGATTGAAAAGTACCAAAATGCTGAACTGCAACTCAGATTTCTCAAGACAGAG GAAGAAAATATTAAGGCAAGACTGAGCAGAATCAtccagaaacagaagaaaaatgtctACAGCAGTCTGACAGAGACGATTGAGAACATTATGGAAGAAGGCTACAAGA AGGCTTTAGCATTTACAGGAGAAGGCACGCTGTacaacatgagggagactaTTGAGAACCACATGCACTCAAAGAAGGACATGTTTGAGCAGGCAAAAAACACCATGTTGGAGAAGTTGCACGATTTGATG gTATACGTCTTGGAGACTCTGGAGAAAACTATGAAGGAATCTATTGGACTTTCATTCAAAGCTGGAGAGTGCTTACTCCCAG atgtttCAACAGAGCTTGAGATGGTGAAGAAATATTATGATCAACTTGTAGGCACTCCAGATGATGAAATATCACTAACTCTGTAA